A single window of Amphiura filiformis chromosome 17, Afil_fr2py, whole genome shotgun sequence DNA harbors:
- the LOC140137645 gene encoding cytochrome P450 2G1-like has product MAASSVFLSMIPGSSFTNILLLCVILVTVFFFLSKKNNLPPGPWNPIPYIGFAPNIAYALYKGEPLYKFLIKLGNKHGQVFSFTALGMPIVVLNEYQAIREAFQNTKLSDRGENKIQAKVLSRSYNKWVDMGPFRTFTLACFRQFGVGTSRFEEPICKESTYLIEELASLKGRTVDLTWHFNNAVSNIISKVVFGTRFEFTDERIHRLNSLLNRLAQLFGAGALEVCIPINIPSKAKQELLKVVDELHIFINSMIESHSKNVDSKNLNDLIDLWLNEIRLHKSDDPNSFRNPDNMVGLILALFFAGTDTTSNTLRWGSQYLVRYPKVQDRIHYEIDTVVGRNRLPKLADKPILPYTQAFIAELHRIISLAPLSVFHGAGDTTTFRGYTIPKNSVVISNLYAVMHSPELWGDPEEFRPERFLDDDGNFHELNVLIPFGIGRRVCLGEALARQELFIFFTHLLHQFKFEKTSEDAPMPTLKPIEGLVLHPEPYKLRVTKRD; this is encoded by the exons ATGGCAGCAAGTTCAGTTTTTCTATCAATGATTCCCGGATCATCCTTCACTAACATTTTACTTCTGTGTGTTATACTAGTTACtgtgttcttctttctttctaaaaagaacAACTTACCGCCAGGACCATGGAATCCAATTCCTTACATTGGCTTTGCTCCCAACATCGCTTACGCGCTCTACAAAGGCGAACCACTCTACAAGTTTTTGATCAAGCTTGGTAACAAACATGGACAAGTATTTTCGTTCACAGCACTTGGGATGCCTATCGTAGTTCTGAATGAATACCAAGCAATACGTGAGGCTTTTCAAAATACTAAATTGAGTGATAGAGGCGAAAATAAAATACAAGCCAAGGTCCTCAGCAGATCTT ATAACAAATGGGTTGACATGGGACCATTCCGGACATTTACTCTAGCCTGCTTCCGTCAATTTGGAGTCGGTACATCTCGCTTTGAGGAGCCAATTTGCAAAGAGAGCACATATCTGATCGAGGAATTGGCCAGCCTTAAAGGCCGAACTGTCGATCTTACTTGGCATTTCAATAATGCTGTATCAAACATCATATCTAAAGTCGTTTTTGGAACCCGATTTGAATTTACTGACGAGCGCATTCATCGGCTTAATAGTCTTTTGAATCGTCTAGCTCAACTGTTTGGGGCAGGTGCCCTGGAAGTATGTATCCCGATCAACATCCCAAGTAAAGCGAAACAAGAATTGCTTAAAGTTGTTGATGAGCTGCATATATTCATAAACAGCATGATAGAAAGTCATAGTAAAAACGTTGACTCCAAAAACTTGAATGACCTAATCGATTTGTGGTTGAATGAGATACGACTTCACAAATCAGATGATCCCAATTCTTTCCGAAATCCAGATAATATGGTCGGACTAATATTAGCTCTTTTCTTTGCGGGGACAGACACAACTTCAAATACACTTCGATGGGGCAGTCAATACCTTGTCCGATACCCCAAGGTGCAGGATCGCATACATTACGAAATCGATACTGTAGTCGGTCGTAACCGGTTACCAAAGCTGGCCGATAAACCGATTCTCCCCTACACACAAGCCTTTATTGCGGAGCTTCACCGAATCATTTCACTCGCACCATTGTCTGTATTTCATGGAGCAGGAGACACGACAACCTTCCGTGGCTATACCATCCCGAAGAATAGCGTGGTGATATCTAACTTGTACGCAGTGATGCACAGCCCTGAGTTGTGGGGCGATCCAGAAGAGTTTAGACCAGAACGCTTTTTGGACGATGACGGTAACTTTCATGAGCTGAACGTACTGATTCCATTTGGAATAG GGCGCCGTGTTTGCCTTGGTGAAGCTCTCGCGAGACAAgaactcttcatcttctttacCCATCTTCTACATCAGTTCAAATTTGAGAAGACATCTGAGGACGCACCGATGCCTACCTTGAAACCAATTGAAGGACTTGTCCTACATCCAGAACCGTACAAACTGAGAGTCACAAAACGCGACTAA